In one window of Aquamicrobium sp. DNA:
- the secDF gene encoding protein translocase subunit SecDF, whose translation MLHFSRWKTISIWLVVFLAVIVSAPNLLPQSTLASLPNWLPKQQLTLGLDLQGGSHILLQIDRNDLISDRLEGTRDDIRTALRDARVFYTGLSSTGHNVQVRIRDAEQIDAAKAALASLTQPVSSGMFGTGSVVELTMAEPEPGLLRFTLTDEGINYRVGTAVNQSVEVVNRRVNELGTTEPIIQRQGNDRILVQVPGLDDPQRLKDILGQTAKLTFQMVDQSMPVEEAIQGRPPSGTTVMYSNDEPPVPYIIENRVIVSGENLVDAQATFDQRTSEPVVSFRFDNQGATRFGQATQQNVGRLFAIILDNHVISAPRINEPILGGSGQISGSFTVQSANDLAVLLRAGALPADLTIIEERTVGPSLGQDSIEAGTFATGIAAVLVFAFMVLAYGKLGVLASIGLAANLVMMIAILTTLGATLTLPGIAGIALTLGMAVDSNVIIFERVREERAQGRSLIQSLDSGFRRALAAVVDANLTTLIAAVILFYMGTGPIRGFAVTLAIGIVTTVFTAFTLTRWLIAAWLKRSRPTEFPSGLVHYLPLDPKVNLMRWRNLAFAFSAAVSLFIAVMFFVAPMNLGIDFRGGSMIEVQAKDGTADAGDVRARLNALDIGEVQVQEFGNAELMIRVEGQAEGGDTAEQSVVDKVHGALDADYEFRRVEVVGPTVSSELAWSGTIGVIASMIAMLLYIWVRFEWQFGVGAIVSTLHDVIFMVGLYVVFGFEFNLASIAAILTVVGYSINDTVVIYDRVRENLRRYKKMPVVDLINMSLSQTLSRTFMTGLTTLFALTVLYLWGGEVISDFMFAILIGVLVGTYSSLFIAGPMLILFKLRPEMFGSEEDDKAVAKAKTAGAKA comes from the coding sequence ATGCTTCATTTCTCGCGCTGGAAGACGATCTCGATCTGGCTGGTGGTGTTCCTGGCGGTCATCGTCAGCGCTCCCAACCTTCTGCCGCAGTCCACGCTGGCATCGTTGCCGAACTGGCTCCCGAAGCAGCAGCTGACGCTCGGCCTCGATCTTCAGGGCGGCTCGCACATCCTCCTGCAGATCGATCGGAACGACCTGATCTCCGACCGGCTCGAGGGGACGCGCGACGACATCCGCACCGCGTTGCGCGACGCGCGCGTCTTCTATACCGGCCTTTCGAGCACGGGCCACAACGTCCAGGTGCGCATCCGCGACGCCGAGCAGATCGATGCGGCGAAGGCGGCGCTCGCCAGCCTGACGCAGCCGGTCTCGTCCGGCATGTTCGGCACCGGCAGCGTCGTCGAGCTGACGATGGCCGAGCCGGAGCCCGGCCTTCTGCGCTTCACCCTGACGGACGAGGGCATCAATTACCGCGTCGGCACGGCGGTCAACCAGTCGGTCGAGGTCGTCAACCGCCGCGTCAACGAGCTTGGCACCACCGAGCCGATCATCCAGCGCCAGGGCAACGACCGCATCCTCGTGCAGGTGCCGGGCCTCGACGACCCGCAGCGGCTCAAGGACATCCTCGGCCAGACCGCGAAGCTGACCTTCCAGATGGTCGACCAGTCGATGCCGGTCGAGGAGGCGATCCAGGGTCGCCCACCGTCGGGCACGACGGTGATGTATTCCAACGACGAGCCGCCGGTTCCCTATATCATCGAGAACCGCGTCATCGTCTCGGGCGAGAACCTCGTCGACGCGCAGGCGACCTTCGACCAGCGCACCAGCGAGCCGGTCGTCTCGTTCCGCTTCGACAACCAGGGCGCGACGCGCTTCGGCCAGGCGACGCAGCAGAATGTCGGGCGGCTGTTCGCCATCATTCTCGACAACCACGTCATCTCCGCCCCGCGCATCAACGAGCCGATCCTCGGCGGGTCGGGGCAGATCTCCGGCAGCTTCACCGTCCAGAGCGCCAACGACCTCGCCGTGCTGCTGCGCGCCGGCGCGCTGCCGGCGGACCTGACCATCATCGAGGAGCGCACCGTAGGCCCCAGCCTCGGGCAGGATTCGATCGAGGCCGGCACCTTCGCCACCGGCATCGCGGCCGTGCTCGTCTTTGCCTTCATGGTGCTGGCCTACGGCAAGCTCGGCGTCCTCGCCTCGATCGGCCTCGCCGCCAACCTTGTCATGATGATCGCCATCCTGACCACGCTCGGCGCGACGCTGACGCTGCCCGGCATCGCCGGCATCGCGCTGACGCTCGGCATGGCGGTCGACTCCAACGTCATCATCTTCGAGCGCGTGCGCGAGGAGCGGGCGCAGGGGCGCTCGCTGATCCAGTCGCTCGATTCCGGCTTCCGGCGCGCGCTCGCCGCCGTGGTCGACGCCAACCTGACGACGCTGATCGCCGCCGTCATCCTGTTCTACATGGGCACCGGCCCGATCCGCGGCTTCGCCGTCACGCTCGCCATCGGCATCGTCACCACGGTGTTCACCGCGTTCACGCTGACGCGCTGGCTGATCGCCGCGTGGCTGAAGCGCAGCCGGCCGACCGAGTTCCCCTCCGGCCTCGTCCACTATCTGCCGCTCGATCCCAAGGTCAACCTGATGCGCTGGCGCAATCTCGCCTTCGCGTTCTCGGCCGCCGTCTCCCTCTTCATCGCGGTGATGTTCTTCGTCGCGCCGATGAATCTCGGGATCGACTTCCGCGGCGGCTCGATGATCGAGGTGCAGGCCAAGGACGGCACCGCCGACGCCGGCGACGTGCGCGCGCGCCTCAATGCGCTCGACATCGGCGAGGTGCAGGTCCAGGAGTTCGGCAATGCCGAGCTGATGATCCGCGTCGAGGGGCAGGCGGAGGGCGGCGATACCGCCGAGCAGAGCGTGGTCGACAAGGTGCACGGCGCGCTCGACGCCGACTACGAGTTCCGCCGCGTCGAGGTGGTCGGCCCGACCGTCTCGTCCGAGCTGGCGTGGAGCGGCACCATCGGCGTCATCGCCTCGATGATCGCCATGCTGCTCTACATCTGGGTGCGGTTCGAATGGCAGTTCGGCGTCGGCGCCATCGTCTCGACGCTGCACGACGTCATCTTCATGGTCGGGCTCTACGTTGTGTTCGGCTTCGAGTTCAACCTGGCCAGCATCGCGGCGATCCTCACCGTGGTCGGCTACTCGATCAACGACACCGTCGTCATCTACGACCGCGTGCGCGAGAACTTGCGGCGCTACAAGAAGATGCCGGTCGTCGACCTGATCAATATGTCGCTGAGCCAGACCCTGTCGCGCACCTTCATGACCGGCCTGACGACGCTGTTCGCGCTGACGGTCCTTTACCTTTGGGGCGGCGAGGTCATCAGCGATTTCATGTTCGCGATCCTGATCGGCGTCCTCGTCGGCACCTATTCGTCGCTGTTCATCGCCGGGCCGATGCTGATCCTGTTCAAGCTCCGGCCGGAGATGTTCGGCAGCGAGGAAGACGACAAGGCGGTGGCCAAGGCCAAGACAGCGGGCGCGAAGGCCTGA
- a CDS encoding Mth938-like domain-containing protein, translating into MGGGIIIREAHFPGRAPIDAYGNGGFRFADMSHRGSILCLPSGIHGWEPQNPAAFTAEDFAAAIAEAEGIDILLVGCGTDLRPLPAGVRAALGATGIRAEPMSTGAAVRTYNVLLAEDRLVAAALVAVE; encoded by the coding sequence ATGGGCGGGGGCATCATCATTCGCGAGGCCCATTTTCCGGGGCGCGCGCCGATCGACGCCTACGGCAATGGCGGCTTCCGTTTTGCCGACATGTCGCATCGCGGCTCGATCCTGTGTCTGCCTTCCGGCATTCACGGCTGGGAGCCGCAGAACCCGGCAGCCTTCACCGCCGAGGACTTTGCTGCGGCGATCGCCGAGGCGGAGGGGATAGACATCCTGCTCGTCGGCTGCGGGACGGATCTGCGGCCGCTGCCGGCCGGGGTGAGGGCGGCGCTGGGCGCGACCGGCATCCGCGCCGAGCCGATGTCGACGGGCGCGGCCGTGCGCACCTACAACGTGCTTCTCGCCGAGGACAGGCTGGTCGCGGCGGCGCTGGTCGCCGTCGAATGA
- a CDS encoding phytoene/squalene synthase family protein: protein MADPQGIDDSQTLRRSDPDRYLSTLYAPQAVRADLTALYLFNAEIASIRDRIREPLPGEVRIQWWRDMLAGGKPAAGGYPLAEALLDAIQRHNLPLDAFDRYLEARIFDLYDDPMPSRADLEGYCGETASAVIQLAALMLEPEAAPAFASAAGHAGCAQVIAGLVRLMPLHRARGQCYVPADILAAAGASRDDIAGTGESEAARRALAAFIELGREHAARFAEAAKGMPVSLRPAFLPASLAFPYLKRAAAAGAQPLRRVVDISPLRRHWTMLRFAARGWG from the coding sequence ATGGCGGATCCACAAGGCATAGACGACAGCCAGACACTGCGCCGCAGCGACCCGGATCGCTATCTCTCAACCCTCTACGCGCCGCAGGCCGTGCGCGCCGATCTGACGGCGCTCTACCTGTTCAACGCCGAGATCGCCTCGATCCGCGACCGCATCCGCGAGCCGCTGCCGGGCGAGGTGCGCATCCAGTGGTGGCGCGACATGCTGGCCGGCGGCAAGCCGGCGGCGGGCGGCTACCCGCTCGCCGAGGCGCTTCTCGATGCCATCCAACGCCATAACCTGCCGCTCGACGCCTTCGACCGCTATCTCGAGGCGCGGATATTCGACCTCTACGACGACCCGATGCCGTCGCGCGCCGATCTCGAGGGCTATTGCGGCGAGACGGCCTCGGCGGTGATCCAGCTCGCGGCGCTGATGCTGGAGCCCGAGGCAGCGCCCGCCTTCGCGTCGGCTGCCGGCCATGCCGGCTGCGCGCAGGTGATTGCCGGGCTGGTGCGGCTGATGCCGCTGCACCGCGCGCGCGGCCAGTGCTACGTGCCGGCCGACATCCTCGCCGCCGCCGGGGCGAGCCGCGACGACATCGCAGGGACGGGAGAGAGCGAGGCGGCGCGGCGCGCGCTCGCTGCCTTCATCGAGCTCGGGCGCGAGCATGCGGCGCGGTTCGCTGAGGCGGCGAAGGGCATGCCGGTGTCGCTGCGGCCGGCCTTCCTGCCCGCTTCGCTCGCCTTCCCCTATCTCAAGCGCGCGGCCGCTGCCGGGGCGCAGCCGCTGCGCCGGGTGGTCGACATCTCGCCGCTGCGCCGCCACTGGACGATGCTCCGCTTCGCTGCGCGCGGCTGGGGATAG
- a CDS encoding sterol desaturase family protein: MDGYAFPDMTQLAIPFFVAAILIELWLVRTGRARGEFETRDTLTSLMMGVGNVAAGLLLGFVSYSALLWVWQFRVFDLGTAWWVILAAFLLDDLRYYWYHRIAHRVRWVWAEHINHHSSQHYNLSTALRQSWTALFTGMFVLQAPLVLLGFHPAVIVFVFGFNLVYQFWIHTETIGKLWRPVEFVFNTPSHHRVHHATNPRYLDANYAGTLIIWDRMFGTFVEELEEDRPRYGIVHNIGTFNPLKVAFHEWIAMFRDAFAPGLTPRQRLGYLFRPPGWSHDGSRDTSESLKAAYVRRNPSEAGKPGLPGASGAGVAPGE; the protein is encoded by the coding sequence ATGGACGGATACGCGTTTCCGGATATGACGCAGCTTGCGATCCCGTTTTTCGTCGCCGCCATCCTGATCGAGCTGTGGCTGGTGCGCACCGGCCGCGCCAGGGGCGAGTTCGAAACGCGCGACACGCTGACCAGCCTGATGATGGGCGTCGGCAACGTCGCTGCCGGCCTGCTGCTCGGCTTCGTCTCCTATTCGGCGCTGCTGTGGGTGTGGCAGTTCCGCGTCTTCGATCTCGGCACTGCGTGGTGGGTGATCCTCGCCGCCTTCCTGCTCGATGATCTGCGCTACTACTGGTATCACCGCATCGCCCACCGGGTGCGCTGGGTGTGGGCCGAGCACATCAACCACCATTCGAGCCAGCATTACAACCTGTCGACCGCGCTCCGGCAGTCGTGGACGGCTCTGTTCACCGGCATGTTCGTGCTGCAGGCGCCGCTGGTGCTTCTCGGCTTCCACCCGGCGGTGATCGTCTTCGTCTTCGGATTCAATCTCGTCTACCAGTTCTGGATCCACACCGAGACCATCGGCAAATTGTGGCGGCCGGTCGAGTTCGTCTTCAACACGCCGTCGCACCACCGCGTCCACCACGCCACCAATCCGCGCTATCTCGACGCCAACTATGCCGGCACGCTGATCATCTGGGACCGGATGTTCGGCACCTTCGTCGAGGAGCTGGAGGAGGACCGGCCACGCTATGGCATCGTCCACAATATCGGCACGTTCAACCCGCTGAAGGTGGCGTTCCACGAATGGATCGCCATGTTCCGCGACGCGTTCGCGCCGGGGCTGACGCCGCGCCAGCGGCTCGGCTACCTGTTCCGCCCGCCGGGCTGGAGCCATGACGGCTCGCGCGACACCTCGGAGAGCCTGAAGGCGGCCTATGTGCGGCGCAACCCTTCAGAGGCCGGCAAGCCCGGTCTGCCCGGGGCTTCCGGGGCAGGCGTTGCGCCGGGCGAATAA
- a CDS encoding crotonase/enoyl-CoA hydratase family protein — protein sequence MTTLDSTFLRVERDGPVALILLNRPDKANSMTPDFWADLPRIVDALARDESVRCAILAGEGRHFTGGMDLAAFASLAGLFQQEPGRAAYAMRDLILSLQNAFNALERARLPVIAAIHGACVGAGIDMITACDLRIASADAYFSVEEIHIGMAADVGTLQRLPKLIAPAVAAELAYSGRRFQADEAKAIGLVSAVHADKEALMDAARQMAHDIAKRSPLAIAGIKRNLAYARDHSVADGLDYIATWNAGMLRPGELIAAVQAKMTKQEAEFADLLSDRKLG from the coding sequence ATGACCACGCTCGACAGCACCTTCCTCAGGGTCGAGCGCGACGGCCCCGTCGCGCTCATTCTCCTTAACCGGCCCGACAAGGCCAACTCGATGACGCCCGATTTCTGGGCCGACCTGCCGCGCATCGTCGATGCGCTCGCCCGCGACGAGAGCGTTCGCTGCGCCATCCTTGCCGGCGAAGGCCGGCACTTCACCGGCGGCATGGACCTTGCCGCCTTCGCCTCGCTCGCCGGCCTGTTCCAGCAGGAGCCCGGCCGCGCCGCCTATGCGATGCGCGATCTGATCCTGTCGCTCCAGAACGCCTTCAACGCGCTGGAGCGCGCCCGCTTGCCCGTAATCGCCGCGATCCACGGCGCCTGCGTCGGCGCCGGCATCGACATGATCACCGCCTGCGACCTCAGGATCGCCAGCGCCGACGCCTATTTCTCGGTCGAGGAGATCCATATCGGCATGGCGGCGGATGTCGGCACGTTGCAGCGCCTGCCGAAGCTGATCGCGCCTGCGGTCGCGGCCGAGCTCGCCTATAGCGGCCGCCGCTTCCAGGCCGACGAGGCGAAGGCCATCGGCCTCGTTTCCGCTGTCCACGCGGACAAGGAGGCATTGATGGATGCAGCGCGCCAGATGGCGCATGACATCGCGAAACGCTCGCCGCTCGCCATCGCCGGCATCAAGCGCAACCTCGCCTATGCCCGCGACCATTCGGTGGCCGACGGCCTCGACTATATCGCGACATGGAATGCCGGCATGCTGCGCCCCGGCGAGCTGATAGCGGCGGTGCAGGCGAAGATGACGAAGCAGGAAGCCGAGTTCGCCGACCTCCTTTCGGACCGGAAGCTCGGCTGA
- the trmFO gene encoding methylenetetrahydrofolate--tRNA-(uracil(54)-C(5))-methyltransferase (FADH(2)-oxidizing) TrmFO, which produces MTIKPVHVVGGGLAGSEAAWQIAEAGVAVVLHEMRPVRETPAHKTHGLAELVCSNSFRSDDAETNAVGVLHAEMRLAGSLIMASGDANQVPAGGALAVDRDGFSDAVTAKLEAHPLVTIVREEIAGLPPQEWDQAIIATGPLTAPSLAEAIAEKTGADALAFFDAIAPIIHFDTIDFDVAWFQSRYDKVGPGGTGKDYINLPMDKAQYEAFVAALIEGGKTEFREWEGTPYFDGCLPIEVMAERGVETLRHGPMKPIGLTNPHDPTVKAYAIVQLRQDNALGTLYNMVGFQTKLKHGEQVRIFRTIPGLEQAEFARLGGLHRNTYINSPTLLDSTLQLKSRPGLRFAGQITGCEGYVESAAIGLLAGRFAAAQRLGRAIAPPPPTTAFGALLGHITGGHLVSDDEPGKRSFQPMNVNFGLFPPLEAGTKLKPEGFEGRFRGKDKALAKKKALARRALADCRAWLGLAPLTVAAE; this is translated from the coding sequence ATGACAATCAAGCCCGTTCATGTCGTCGGCGGCGGTCTCGCCGGCTCCGAAGCCGCCTGGCAGATCGCTGAGGCTGGCGTCGCCGTCGTCCTGCACGAGATGCGCCCCGTGCGCGAGACGCCCGCGCACAAGACGCACGGGCTCGCCGAGCTCGTCTGCTCGAACTCCTTCCGCTCGGACGACGCCGAGACCAACGCCGTCGGCGTGCTGCACGCCGAGATGCGCCTCGCCGGCTCGCTGATCATGGCGTCGGGCGATGCCAACCAGGTGCCCGCCGGCGGCGCGCTCGCCGTCGACCGCGACGGCTTCTCGGACGCCGTCACGGCGAAGCTCGAAGCGCATCCGCTCGTCACCATCGTGCGCGAGGAAATAGCCGGCCTGCCGCCGCAGGAGTGGGACCAGGCCATCATCGCCACCGGACCGCTGACCGCCCCGTCGCTGGCTGAGGCCATCGCCGAAAAGACCGGGGCCGACGCGCTCGCCTTCTTCGACGCCATCGCCCCGATCATCCATTTCGACACCATCGACTTCGACGTCGCCTGGTTCCAGTCGCGCTACGACAAGGTGGGGCCCGGCGGCACCGGCAAGGACTACATCAACCTGCCGATGGACAAGGCGCAGTACGAGGCGTTCGTCGCCGCGCTGATCGAGGGCGGGAAGACCGAGTTCCGCGAATGGGAGGGCACGCCCTATTTCGACGGCTGCCTGCCCATCGAGGTGATGGCCGAGCGGGGCGTCGAGACGCTGCGCCACGGCCCGATGAAGCCCATCGGCCTGACCAATCCGCACGACCCGACGGTGAAGGCCTACGCGATCGTCCAGCTCCGGCAGGACAACGCGCTCGGCACGCTCTACAACATGGTCGGGTTCCAGACCAAGCTGAAGCATGGTGAGCAGGTGCGCATCTTCCGCACCATTCCCGGCCTCGAACAGGCCGAGTTCGCGCGGCTCGGCGGCCTGCACCGCAACACCTACATCAACTCGCCGACGCTGCTCGATTCGACGCTGCAACTGAAGAGCCGGCCCGGCCTGCGCTTCGCCGGCCAGATCACCGGCTGCGAGGGTTATGTCGAATCGGCCGCCATTGGCCTGCTCGCCGGCCGTTTCGCCGCCGCGCAACGCCTCGGCCGCGCGATCGCGCCGCCGCCGCCGACCACCGCCTTCGGCGCGCTGCTCGGCCACATCACCGGCGGGCACCTCGTGTCCGACGACGAGCCGGGCAAGCGCTCGTTCCAGCCGATGAACGTCAATTTCGGCCTATTCCCGCCGCTCGAGGCGGGAACCAAGCTGAAGCCGGAGGGCTTCGAGGGCCGTTTCCGCGGCAAGGACAAGGCGCTCGCCAAGAAGAAGGCGCTCGCCCGCCGCGCGCTCGCCGATTGCCGCGCCTGGCTCGGGCTGGCGCCGCTGACGGTAGCAGCCGAATAG
- a CDS encoding DUF1127 domain-containing protein, which yields MNLIRNYRNWRRYRDTVNELSRLSNRELNDLGISRGEIPFVARKSV from the coding sequence ATGAACCTGATCCGCAACTACCGCAACTGGCGCCGCTACCGCGACACGGTCAACGAGCTGAGCCGCCTGTCCAACCGTGAACTCAACGACCTCGGCATTTCGCGCGGCGAGATTCCCTTCGTCGCCCGCAAGTCGGTCTGA
- a CDS encoding DUF2157 domain-containing protein, translating into MASYLSKIKRDISRWREAGLIDEKTARALSLDAERNSGSSVSFGSVLAMMAAALFAAAVLIFIAANWEAFPRLARVGMLFSLILAGYVGGAALKLSGREAAGEGAFVVAAAGFGASIALIAQIYHMSGDEAEAVFLWGAGTALAAAILRSGALTAGAALLAGAWMLMKASDGWTLAALPLSYLAVAAVLYALSFWTRSVLARHLLLLSLYLFAFLFYWRDESAFTAPILLIAAASAAFVAGRLYPEQAQRLSGLGEGLSVQALAGFLAGIGTIQIALVEKPDFVYPTVVAFAGIVAALLVAGRENRALRWFAYAAFAFNLCFLYVVMLGTMMDTAAFFLLAGLTLSVLAWLIARFERRIAADGPGLAGDAA; encoded by the coding sequence ATGGCCTCCTACCTGTCGAAGATCAAGCGCGACATTTCGCGCTGGCGCGAAGCCGGATTGATCGACGAGAAAACGGCGCGCGCACTTTCGCTCGACGCCGAACGAAATTCGGGCAGCTCCGTCTCCTTCGGCTCGGTGCTGGCGATGATGGCGGCGGCGCTGTTCGCCGCGGCGGTTCTGATCTTCATCGCCGCCAACTGGGAGGCGTTTCCGCGGCTGGCGCGCGTCGGCATGCTGTTTTCGCTCATCCTTGCCGGCTATGTCGGCGGGGCGGCGCTCAAGCTGTCCGGCCGCGAGGCGGCGGGCGAGGGCGCCTTCGTGGTGGCCGCCGCCGGTTTCGGCGCGTCCATCGCGCTGATCGCGCAGATCTACCACATGTCGGGCGACGAGGCCGAGGCGGTGTTCCTCTGGGGCGCTGGCACGGCGCTCGCCGCCGCGATCCTGCGCTCCGGCGCGCTGACGGCCGGCGCGGCGCTGCTTGCCGGCGCGTGGATGCTGATGAAGGCGTCGGACGGCTGGACGCTCGCCGCGCTGCCGCTGTCCTATCTCGCCGTCGCGGCCGTCCTCTACGCGCTGTCGTTCTGGACGCGCAGCGTCCTTGCCCGCCATCTCCTTCTCCTGTCGCTCTATCTGTTCGCCTTCCTGTTCTACTGGCGCGACGAGAGCGCGTTCACCGCTCCGATCCTGCTGATCGCGGCGGCGAGTGCCGCGTTCGTCGCCGGCCGCCTTTATCCGGAGCAGGCACAGCGCCTGTCGGGCCTCGGCGAAGGCTTGTCGGTGCAGGCGCTGGCCGGCTTCCTCGCCGGCATCGGCACGATCCAGATCGCCCTGGTCGAAAAGCCCGACTTCGTCTACCCGACGGTGGTGGCCTTCGCCGGCATCGTCGCGGCGCTGCTGGTCGCCGGGCGCGAGAACCGGGCGCTGCGCTGGTTCGCCTATGCCGCCTTCGCCTTCAATTTATGCTTCCTCTATGTGGTGATGCTGGGAACGATGATGGACACGGCCGCCTTCTTCCTGCTGGCGGGGCTGACGCTCTCCGTGCTCGCCTGGCTGATCGCGCGCTTCGAACGGCGCATCGCCGCAGACGGGCCGGGCCTTGCGGGAGACGCGGCATGA
- a CDS encoding GDYXXLXY domain-containing protein has translation MSGRRWMMAAAALVAVLQIGFLASMITGRAAVLRDGREVVLAVEPVDPRDLLRGDYVTLSYNISRVPAALFPEPPAQEGDEGRRTVFVRLKPDENGVFQPVAARYDAKPEGAPAPDEVDIRGSTRSRWTADPYSISIRYGIERFYVPEGEGRAIESNLAERTFRMKVAVGEDGAAQIKSFHDGETMLYAEPLY, from the coding sequence ATGAGCGGGCGGCGGTGGATGATGGCAGCGGCGGCGCTCGTCGCCGTGCTGCAGATCGGCTTTCTCGCCTCGATGATCACCGGGCGCGCGGCGGTGCTGCGCGACGGGCGCGAGGTGGTGCTGGCGGTCGAGCCGGTCGACCCGCGCGACCTGCTGCGTGGCGACTACGTCACCCTGTCCTACAACATCTCCCGTGTGCCGGCCGCCCTGTTCCCCGAGCCGCCGGCGCAGGAGGGCGACGAGGGCCGCCGCACCGTCTTCGTGCGGCTGAAGCCCGACGAGAACGGCGTCTTCCAGCCGGTGGCGGCGCGCTACGACGCGAAGCCCGAAGGCGCGCCGGCGCCGGACGAGGTCGATATCAGGGGCTCGACCCGTTCGCGATGGACGGCCGACCCGTATTCCATCTCGATCCGCTACGGCATCGAGCGCTTCTACGTGCCCGAGGGCGAGGGCAGGGCGATCGAGAGCAACCTCGCCGAACGCACCTTTCGCATGAAGGTCGCGGTGGGAGAGGACGGCGCGGCGCAGATCAAGTCTTTCCATGACGGCGAGACGATGCTTTACGCCGAACCGCTCTATTGA
- the tig gene encoding trigger factor, whose protein sequence is MQVTETLNTGLKRQIKVTVPAKDLEAKLVERLSAAKDKVRINGFRPGKVPLQHLRKVYGKSFMAEVVNEILSDSTRSILADRGEKAAMQPEVSMTEDEKEAEKILAGNADFEFSLDYEVLPPIEEKDLSAISITRLVYDVPSEEVEEQVERVADSARSWESKKGKAANGDRVTIDYLGKVDGEAFDGGKDEDAELVLGSNRFIPGFEEQLVGLKAGEEKVITVTFPADYPAANLAGKEATFDIKVKDVAAPADVEINDDLAKTLGLESADKLREIVRGQIESQYGSVTRQKVKRQILDQLDEMYKFDTPERLVEAEFENIWAQVNADLAQAGRTFEDEETTELEARAEYQRLAERRVRLGLVLADIGEKASVQVSDDELQRALFEQIRRIPQSQQQQVYEYYRSNPGALASIRAPLFEEKVVDHLLGVISVADQKVSKDELLADDEAETETKEAKKPAKKATSKAKAADAAERGEAGEGEKKKAAPKKKAAKGDAGE, encoded by the coding sequence ATGCAGGTAACCGAAACGCTCAACACGGGACTGAAGCGCCAGATCAAGGTGACCGTCCCGGCCAAGGATTTGGAAGCAAAGCTCGTCGAGCGGCTTTCGGCGGCCAAGGACAAGGTCCGCATCAACGGCTTCCGCCCCGGCAAGGTGCCGCTCCAGCATCTGCGCAAGGTCTACGGCAAGTCGTTCATGGCCGAGGTCGTCAACGAGATTCTCTCCGACTCGACCCGCTCGATCCTCGCCGACCGCGGCGAGAAGGCGGCGATGCAGCCCGAGGTCTCGATGACCGAGGACGAGAAGGAAGCCGAGAAGATCCTCGCCGGCAACGCCGATTTCGAGTTCTCGCTTGACTACGAGGTGCTGCCGCCCATCGAGGAGAAGGACCTCTCGGCGATCTCGATCACCCGTCTGGTCTATGACGTTCCGTCCGAGGAGGTCGAGGAGCAGGTCGAGCGCGTCGCCGATTCCGCCCGCAGCTGGGAGTCCAAGAAGGGCAAGGCCGCCAATGGCGACCGCGTCACGATCGACTATCTCGGCAAGGTCGACGGCGAAGCCTTCGACGGCGGCAAGGACGAGGACGCAGAACTCGTTCTCGGCTCCAACCGCTTCATCCCCGGCTTCGAAGAGCAGCTCGTCGGCCTGAAGGCTGGCGAAGAGAAGGTCATCACGGTCACCTTCCCGGCTGACTACCCGGCCGCAAACCTCGCCGGCAAGGAAGCCACCTTCGACATCAAGGTCAAGGATGTCGCCGCTCCCGCCGACGTCGAGATCAACGACGACCTCGCCAAGACGCTCGGCCTCGAATCGGCCGACAAGCTGCGCGAAATCGTTCGCGGCCAGATCGAAAGCCAGTACGGCTCGGTCACCCGCCAGAAGGTCAAGCGTCAGATCCTCGACCAGCTCGACGAGATGTACAAGTTCGACACGCCGGAACGTCTGGTCGAAGCCGAGTTCGAAAACATCTGGGCGCAGGTCAATGCCGACCTCGCGCAGGCCGGCCGCACCTTCGAGGACGAGGAGACGACCGAGCTTGAGGCCCGCGCCGAATACCAGCGCCTGGCCGAGCGCCGCGTCCGTCTCGGCCTCGTGCTGGCCGACATCGGCGAGAAGGCGAGCGTCCAGGTCTCCGACGACGAGCTGCAGCGGGCGCTGTTCGAGCAGATCCGCCGCATCCCGCAGAGCCAGCAGCAGCAGGTCTACGAGTATTACCGCTCGAACCCGGGCGCGCTCGCCTCGATCCGCGCGCCGCTGTTCGAGGAGAAGGTGGTCGATCACCTGCTCGGCGTGATCTCGGTCGCCGATCAGAAGGTCTCGAAGGACGAGCTCCTCGCCGACGACGAGGCCGAGACCGAGACCAAGGAAGCCAAGAAGCCGGCCAAGAAGGCCACTTCCAAGGCGAAGGCGGCCGATGCCGCCGAAAGGGGCGAAGCAGGCGAAGGCGAGAAGAAGAAGGCCGCGCCGAAGAAGAAGGCCGCCAAGGGCGACGCCGGCGAGTAA
- a CDS encoding helix-turn-helix domain-containing protein, translating into MTEPKYLTPEEVSDRYRGAISTGTLKNWRSQRIGPPFIKVGKSVLYSAEQLDQWDRKNVVTCRAAKVDHMTAGDQR; encoded by the coding sequence ATGACTGAACCGAAATATCTAACCCCGGAAGAAGTTTCCGATCGATACCGGGGAGCGATCTCAACCGGGACGCTGAAGAACTGGAGATCGCAGCGGATCGGCCCGCCCTTCATCAAGGTCGGAAAATCCGTCCTCTACTCCGCCGAGCAGCTCGACCAATGGGACCGGAAGAACGTCGTGACCTGCCGTGCCGCCAAAGTCGACCACATGACCGCCGGGGATCAACGATGA